In Mytilus edulis chromosome 3, xbMytEdul2.2, whole genome shotgun sequence, the genomic window atgtattctCCCCCTCTGATTTAGGTTTATTTTTAACCAGCAATTATTAGTCCCCTACCCACAAAGATATTGATTAAAAAATAGGTATATAGTTTTATCCTGACAAGTTAAATTAAATTCTaattttgttccagtctgataattttgtgcagagtAATGGTCCTTAGGAAATTTTCAACACTATTTTTCTCTTGCTTGAAGAGATGGACATGATATATTTGTcaaatagtttacaccatgacaattTACAGATCAAATTAGAATTTTGTTTCAAACAATGAACTTTTAACTGATAGGGAACTAGGTATTGTAAACTGGCTTCTATTTTCACACTCTTGGCAGCTTTTGATATTcagatatttaaatattttagttaAACCATGAAGAAGTAAGAGCTAtcattatattgatttattaTTTCAGGTATCTTGTAAAAATAGATAAAGAAGGGTTTGACTTTAAACCCTATTTGTTATGGCCATTTGCTATAGTTGTTGGCACCTGTTTTGTGTTGATGTTAATATTTATGGTAAGTCATTTTGTCATATTGTACAGTAGAAAATTGTAGACGCTTACATGTTAGGTTCTAGATTATCACTAATATTATGCCCAGCCTACTATAGTCATAGATTTTTGTCTGtgtttgtttctatatttttgttaGTCAATCCAATCATTTCAAATCAATGTATTATTaaagtctcatctctcaataTTAAGTACAATCAATAAATATACATAGTAAAACAATACTAAATAAAATGAGAGCCATTTTATACATAATGGTAAGAGACTATTAAAATGCATAGATATAATTAATTaaacaatatgaaattaaatactatttacaatatatatataaatttctatgtctttttaaaatcaaataacaggttttgacacacacacacacatgtagGTATCATATTTACATCTGAGAATAAAAACACTACCGTATTCGGCCGTGTATAGTACGCATTTATGTATAGTCCGCACCCCCTATTCATCCCCttaaaatcgagaaaaaaaattttgttaaaaaaattttttttttttttttttaacaattttataaacatgataaaagtctAGTTCACTATAAAAATCCATTGAAAGGGACATATTCTccatgtattttataaaaaaaataaattttgttttatttatttcatgaaaaataatgaaatggtAGAGCTTTTCATCAggtaattaaaatttaataatttgataaaagtagttattaatctaaagatcccttttaaaattaacttttgtcatgTTTATAAAATTGTTATGATGTGAACTTTTTGAAATACATGTGCATTCTAAATTAGGGTCTGGACTCAGGTTTATAGACTGTTTGCTGTTTAGATTATCAAATTTGATTTTAAGTGGCATACATTGCAGCATTAACACATGATAAACACATTTATGAATGTACATCGTCTTTTCAAATGTGTTACCAGTATATAATTAGAGAAATGTAGTAAGAGTGATACATTTGATAATTGAtaattatattgtattttcagCTTGTTAGATTTTGTCGTGATCTACATAAGAAGAGGAAGTCCAGGCTTTCAACTAAACATCTGAAAAAGATTCCCATCAAGAAGTTTAAAAAAGGTATTTTGTTACTAATCTATATATTTGATTGATCAGTATTTTGTTCAGCTACAACAATCTGTGTTCTCCCTCTTGCCCTTATATTTACCATGGTGTTATCAGAATAGATTTTATATTAGATTGTGTTATAATTTCAAGGAAGCATGGTTATTTCCAAATCCAGTATTCCAAAATACTGATGAGTATTAAAGTAGTTTATTGTAGCCTTCCTAAAGTAAATTGTAAGCTTCCTAAAATAGATTAGTGTGAAAAGAAAATTGTTGAAATGTTCAGGACTATTTTAAGGGCCTCGGGCAGGAAACGAGTTCAGCGAGGTCAATAGAAAATATATGGCCTATTGATCTTGTTATTTAATTCTGATGCCATATGACAGAAATGCTAAATCAACTTCATACTGGAGTGACTGTCCTTGAAAGGAATATTATATGTATAGcatttctgtttttctgtttgagaCTGGAGGCTTGAGCATTGTTGAGATATAAACAAATCCAGTTTTAACAAATGAActttaaattacttttatttctgACTTTTGTCATTTAAATATGTCCAATCATAAATGACTCAAATACCAGATAAACAAAATCTCTGAAGTTAAGGCACTATTTATTGTGTGAATAAATCAATGTTATAACAATACAAGTGAAGGATAAAgaaaattgtttacaaatatttaaacaaatatgtttgatCTTTTCCAGGTGATGTGTATGATGTATGTGCAATTTGTTTGGATGATTATGAAGAGGGTGAAAAGTTACGGGTCCTGCCATGTGCTCATGGTTAGTATTATTATCAAATCAGAATTTTTGTCAGCTGACCTTCTTTAAGGCCTACTGTTCAGCAACCGAATATAATACATAAGGTGGTAGAATGTAACATATTTCAAGTGGAATAATATCTCATTTACAAACACAGAATTTAAGAGACATAGTATGTCATGCTTTATCAGGATGAGCATGTGTTAAAATGAGATTTAAAAATGCTAGTTCACTACATGTCTGCAGGAAGACGTGAACCCACctagacacattattctgactcctagctgaccagtctttgctcttaaCTCCTAAATGATTCATGCACAGCAGAGACGCAGCAAATTTTCTGGTCTTATGTTTGACCCACTCTGGATTCAACCCACAATATCCTGCACTTAAGGCCAGCATGCtaccagggttgagttcaatattgtagcagctacgtagcggctacatagctgctatcaatatctatgtaacaactagtctatagctacacattcaatagtcaaaatatacGTAGCCGCTATGATATTGAACGCAACACCAAGGTGTCGATGGGTAATGATAGATAGAAATGTTGTTTATACATCAATCTAAATCCACATCAATATTCAAGGACATTTCGGGGGGAAACATAGTTCAAATAAGCTATTTATTGGGTTTATTTGTTCTTACAAAATACAGAGCCAAACGGTGGATAGGATAGTCTATACAAGTTAACAAAACATTGTTCCAGCTTGCTGAAAATAAAATGACAGCTAAATATGTTTATGTCCTTATTGCAATGACCTTTGTCATTAAAGGATTATAGTTTTAATATGTCCAGAATCAAAATATATTAGAATTTAGAATTTTATAACCAATGGAATGAgaaatttgttattattttagtTTACCATATTAAGTGTATAGATCCATGGCTTACTAAGAGAAAAAAGACATGTCCTGTATGTAAACGTAAAGTTATACCGGGGAGTAATCCTGACTCAGACTCGTCAGATGAGGACACAGAGAACGAGTCAACAAATGAACGTACTCCATTACTAATGAGCAACAATAATCAAGTAATGACTACACCAAGGAGATCTACGTTTGATAATTCTGGTATGTAATAGTCAAAATGACACTTTTTTTCTGTtcacttgttttaaattttaaaaaaagcatTTATGAGAGAGTGAATGATAAAAAATGAGACTCATTTTTTAcatgaattttcaaaattatagcaATTAAAAATCCATGTATGACTTTAAACACACCTTTCATAAAGCTTACATATTCAATTGATAATGAGAAGACAATCAGCATATGGGCAATTTCTATGAGGATTCAGCAACTTAAAATTTTGATCACAATTTCTCAGAAAGTCATTTTAgaatcattttaatttttgtggaGCTTGCAAAATTTATTTTGTGAAAACAGACCTAGTGATCCTGAATTCTGTCGGCCACCTCACATTAAGGTTCAGTCTGTGGTTTAAGTTTATTAGACATCATTAACTTTGACAAACCAACATGGTTTTGTATGAAAtttggacagaagtttgtttataaCCAAAATACAGTATTcatagcaaaattttgaaaatatggaGTGGAACCAGTACAATATATTGGAGTGGAACCAGTACAATATATTGGAGTGGAAccagtacaatatattttttttatcttatgatATTTACAATCGTCTTTTTGcttttacaaaattgttgaaCTTCATAGAAGTCACTTTATAGATGGTATAACATTTTACTTGAGTAGTTTTCATTTTGGTTAAAATTCTAGATTAATAATAGTGTACCACTTTTATGTTTTTCGTAATAGTGAATCATTTTGTCTGCAACATTTTGGTCCAATTCTTAGTAATCTttgataaatcattgtaataTGTTAAAACAAAACCCTGTGCTTCCCTTCTTTTACTAAGAAACATATAGTCATGTGTTGTATCTACATTCAACTGGGATAGTTTCCTTCTTAAATAGGTTACCAGGCTTGTTGTTTCATGCTTAATTGACATTCTTTGCACAGGTTTTGATATAAGATTCTATTTAAGGAGGCTCCGCGAGTAcaaaaatttcatcaaaaaattaaacatttgttttttcattaaaaattttatttatcaCACTATCAGTTTTTATGgtacaaaaattaaccaaaacaatagatttggtttggccccagatgacttttaaaatgtttatatcaccgaaaaagctccaaattatctccctttgatgaaaaaatgccatttgttattaaaatatcttttttaactcatctgtgacctatattttttattattgttttcaaaaaagctgtacattaactaaataattgtaaaatataagcgatttctgtaatttagtcctttttttatttcgaaattaggccacaccaatttgattccttgttcgacggacccgcccgcacctatttttttcaaaacagaatttttttattttttttatattcccgcttcccgcatccggaaatgtaaacatgtctatttcccgcaccgtttttttgaaaatattataaaaagatatcaacattggtttctttcccccttctTTATATTCCCTATCCAAAATGTtccgttgttagaataaagtacaaagaacttctgaaggatttgccttcaactgcaattatattgtatgctggcaaaacaaaactatctatagcCGCTGcctgtttatgcacctgtcctgattgattcaggggcctgtcgttcagcagttatcgtttgttgatgttgttcattggtattttcccgtttgaatatataaattagatcgttggttttcctgttcgaattgtgtacgctaataattttgggatcctttatagcttgctgtttggtctgtatcaaagccctgtgtaaaaggccgtactttgacctgtgtttgttattgtcaggttgagaacaaccctccctcagacaaggggtcattttactgatgtagaaaagaaaatagaaataccaaggatttgtatagttcttctatacaaaaactttgaaaacttcagtgttccagctaggatttgAAAATAGAGGGGCGCGTTTTTAAAAAGGGCACTTTAGCGCGttctcactgaaaaaaatcaaatacttaatATTACCACATAAAGACATATTTCTTGATGCATGGTGGGTCTAAGATGAATTTGCAACGCGATGCACTGCGTTgttttgtagaattatttttattacacttgTGAAATGAATTGTGCATGTCAGTTTAAAAACTTCACATAAATCTGCAATACAGTCAGGAACAATACTTAACATTTTCTCTGAAGGCCAGCCTGGATCCAAAAGTTTTTTCAAGGGCCCTGTAGAATTTTTTTAGGCCTTaccaggtttgtttttactgcaGGCACATACATATTATGGTCTTGAAAGTTCTTATATAAAagccaaaaatatatgtttgaaataccttatacatgtagcttgtttCTTATTATGATGGAAATAATAAAGGAATTAAATAAACATGAGTTTTTCAGAACTAAAATCcatttaaccatgtattttcaGACTGgtgaactttatatatatttgtaatattattgaaaaaaaaacaaaaaaaaccagccCCCTTTCCATACCCCtagatgtaaattattttaataaaaaaaaagtattatcagtttcaccccaagaaattattataaattttcatGAATAAATCTTAGCAGTTGTAATtaaaatgatttccaaaatgaaattcctactgtctataaataacaatgaaatgtaactgtttcctgttaataaggggtttcccgaattttcccgccaaaaagcacatggctttcaacaattgtaaacaaagcattcaatttgggattacagttttaattaatttaatttggatatagatattcaacttaaggtacagtcaagcaatgtttttatttttttctggattaaaactagtttgaaagatcagtttcaaaaataaaaacatcaaaacaaaaacgaTCTGAATTGTCAATATTCAGTGACCCGTAAATTTTTTGAACTCTGCTACGGAGGTTAAAGTTACATCATGTTTCATGCATTTTGCGTGTTGACCTATTGGaatgattctttttaaatgacataataaataacaaatacaatagaaatgaacaccgttcacatttattttataaattatattttgcatcGTCAGGTGTTAAAATAATCAATTCATTTAACTTCGATGTTTGGTGCTTCAGGGTAAAGGGATTAGACAGGGTCGTAAATTTCACCTGATTAAGTAATTGACTCTAATCAAATAGGTGATTATAATCAGGTAACaagtgtcaacaattttaatCTGTTGTCTTAATGAAGTGTGTGTATAAAGAACTCAACAAAATGGCGACGATATGAGGAAAAAAGAtcgttttttaaactttttttcaaaagggcACAGAGGGGCGCAGGGGCGCTTAAAAAAGGCAGAGGGGCGCAAAATTTCGGGGGCGGGGCGCGGCGCCCCTCCATTTCAtgctagctggaacactgaacttagaattttgtactcaaaaaggggagagttacatcatattttaaacaactttgtctaaaagaggggtccacttattttgaataatattaaactgttaaagtaaatgtgttaatttaacatggttaaagtccaggaatattacaaaattcttggacatgttttgaccatttaatactagctatagatagatatatagttctttgagaaaatatgagcccttttgtacaaacaaacatattataacttatatgatccatcataaaacatgtaaaagggatatttataaaattaaggggcaaccccaaactgattatgacttggatggagaattgtatcattgtcagtcacacatacatagaccagattattttatgtttacaaaaaaaaaatataatcgctcgcctttacttttcaagcttcgcctcaaaaaatttcaaattaaatatttttttattaaaattttcaaatcgctcgctcgccccaaattttggagtccaaaaatccgtagaacaagaaattaatttggtgtggccttacctctatttctcctattagttcaaaaaaaggacattaacaaaaatgcataCTTCTTtcagaggcagattgtgagcttaaaagaacggtgaccccatttttttatttcatttatctattaagtatatgataaagttcagttatagaaaaatatagcgaaatcctatattagaaaaaaaaaagatttatacccGTGAACCCCCTTAAGCAGCAACCTTATCCCTTGCATTTTTGTTCCATCATTTTGAGTCTCTATCTAATATATCTTATTACGTTTTAATTGAAGGAAACATTTTGTGTTATTTTGACttgatgaatattatattttaagAACAATTTCAAAAAATGTTGATATCTCATAGATTATTATCTGACAAACCAAATTACTTGTTTTTTCGCTGCAGGACTACCTGAAGCTGTAAGACATGAAGTCACTACTGTTCATGTGCGTACTCACAGAATAGAGGATTCAGATACGGACTCCGATGATAATTCACTTTACCATACAGTCGGAGAAAGCCCAGAGCCACATTCTAGACCAAATACTGGAGCCATTAATATCACGTATGAAAGTTCCAGTGAGGAATCTGACGAAGAGAGTGAGGAGGAAGAGCATGTTGAAAGGGGTTCCATTGGGGAACATAGTGATGAGGGTGCTAATGGGAATGCTGTTGTAGTTGTCATCAACAATGACAAATCAGATAAAATTGTTAATCATGTTGTTTGATTGTGATATTTAGAAGTGGtttggttttatttcattttattccgATTTTAATGTGATACTCCATGATAAAATGttagaaatattttgtataatttatttatttaaatgtatgttatatttatatttatgcttCATATAAATCACTTGCTACTATTTTGTGCTATTATTTAAGCAAGGTAATTCTTTTAATCTGTCAAATCAATACTGATAATTAATTAAGTTTCAATTTGGTCCACAGTTAGCATTCGAATGTCATTTTcctaacatttatttttttgttagactttgatcttttttttttaattttgtaaaaaattgtgaaaaaatcctTTGAATCGGATAAAAAATTCTATGATCATTTCACAGATCTAGATTACATAATGCTGTTGTatgataaaaagatatttttatcaTTAGGAATTTTGAACAGAAATTTTGTAGAATTACAACCTGTTTTCAGATAGGTAATCAAACCAGTGAAGGCACTTGTTTTCTTGTTATGGctcttgtttatgtttttttcttcaatttttgtaCAATTAGATAATATGATAATCCTTATGACATTTTAGAACACTCCATTTTTGTAAGAGTTGATCCCTTTTCAATTTTAGTCATTATTTATCCTTTGGCAGAAAGATATTTTGTAGCGATTCTTCATGTTGGAGTTACTAGGTATGATGGAAAGGGAAAATGCTCTCTGAAGAGAACTAGAATTAATATGTTATAATGACATAGTAAAGAgatcagcttttttttttttaaatagtcaagATCAAAGTTCATGTGACCAAAAAAGTATGATTATTCTTATGATGTCACTGTCATATTTTCTAATTAGACAAAAGCTCCGAAGAATTACCGGTATATAACATGTATGCAGTAGGGATATACTTTTTGTagataaaattttgatttttacaatgtttttaattgcaattacAATAGTtgtatattagttgtatatatgtaatatataatataatccATACCTTTATAACCCTGATAACTTTATGTTATAATTATAACTAGTTCTACAGTTACATTTCTTG contains:
- the LOC139514589 gene encoding E3 ubiquitin-protein ligase RNF13-like isoform X1, translating into MPYDVPNHVTRLYVFTVVNLILMFHASCVNCDVVVLDKHENSTAGIHFPDEPAQFGSDLPEDGLTGYLIYLKPSPSNSCVHYEPKPQQFTIDQPWIALMARAGCKFDQMVLAAQRLGYSGVIVHNKKSEGEKREKMKGGKDADQVHIPSVFVGYYDGDNLGKYYVFNASDGRYLVKIDKEGFDFKPYLLWPFAIVVGTCFVLMLIFMLVRFCRDLHKKRKSRLSTKHLKKIPIKKFKKGDVYDVCAICLDDYEEGEKLRVLPCAHVYHIKCIDPWLTKRKKTCPVCKRKVIPGSNPDSDSSDEDTENESTNERTPLLMSNNNQVMTTPRRSTFDNSGLPEAVRHEVTTVHVRTHRIEDSDTDSDDNSLYHTVGESPEPHSRPNTGAINITYESSSEESDEESEEEEHVERGSIGEHSDEGANGNAVVVVINNDKSDKIVNHVV
- the LOC139514589 gene encoding E3 ubiquitin-protein ligase RNF13-like isoform X2 codes for the protein MPYDVPNHVTRLYVFTVVNLILMFHASCVNCDVVVLDKHENSTAGIHFPDEPAQFGSDLPEDGLTGYLIYLKPSPSNSCVHYEPKPQQFTIDQPWIALMARAGCKFDQMVYIAQQMNFSAVIVHNQYPDEELINMGGSEYADQVHIPSVFVGYYDGDNLGKYYVFNASDGRYLVKIDKEGFDFKPYLLWPFAIVVGTCFVLMLIFMLVRFCRDLHKKRKSRLSTKHLKKIPIKKFKKGDVYDVCAICLDDYEEGEKLRVLPCAHVYHIKCIDPWLTKRKKTCPVCKRKVIPGSNPDSDSSDEDTENESTNERTPLLMSNNNQVMTTPRRSTFDNSGLPEAVRHEVTTVHVRTHRIEDSDTDSDDNSLYHTVGESPEPHSRPNTGAINITYESSSEESDEESEEEEHVERGSIGEHSDEGANGNAVVVVINNDKSDKIVNHVV